The Arachis ipaensis cultivar K30076 chromosome B07, Araip1.1, whole genome shotgun sequence genomic interval CTTTTTGCCGCTTGCAAATGGTTGGTACAAGGTTCCTCCATGAATCTGCTAAGCAAACCAACTCCAAACACAATATCTGGTCTAGTCGCAGtcaagtaccttagacttccaatCAAGCTTTTGTAATATGTAGGATTCACTGTTCTTCCTTTATCTTCTCTCAGTAACTTGAACTTCTCTTCAACTGGAGTAGGAACTGGTTTTGAATGTTCTATTTGAAATTTCTTCAAAATATCATTTGCATATTTCTTCTAAGAAATAAAAATACCATCATCTCTTTAAACCACTTCAATACCAAGAAAGTAAGACATCAAGTCCATATCTATCATTTCAAAGTGCTTTATCATAGCCTTCCTGAATTCTGTAATTCTCTTCAAATTGTTGCTAGTAAAGATTAAATCATCAACATAAAGATACACGATCAAGATGTCTCCAGGTTCAACGAACTTGATATACAGCGTATGCTCAAACGGACATCTTCTGAAACCATTCTCAATAAAATAAGAATCAATCTTCTTGTACCACGCTCTTGGTGCTTGCTTTAACCCGTACAAGGCTTTTTTCAACTTGTAAACTttatcttcttctccaagaacTTCATATCCTGCAGGTTGCTCGGCATACACTTCTTCTTCTAAAGTGCCATTTAGAAATGCagacttaacatccatttgatgtatCTTCCACTTATTTTGAGCAGAGAGTGAAATAATCATACAAATAGTGTCTAATCTTGCAACAGGAGCAAATACTTCAAAATAATCGATACCTGGCTTTTGTTTGTATCCCTTTGCAACTAATCTTGCTTTGAAACGATCAACTTCACCACTGGGTTTGTACTTAGTCTTGTAAACCCACTTTACTCCAATTGGCTTCTTATCTGCTGGTAAATCTATCAGCTCCCATGTGTCATTCTTCTCAATGGCATGAATCTCCTCATCCATTGCTTTCTTCCAATTGTTGTCTTTAGAGGCTTCTTAAAAGTTCAACGGCTCACAGTCTGAAAATAGAgcaaaatttattatttcttcATCGGACGGATCGTTGTCATTGCCAACTTCATAATCTGCTAATCTAGCAGGTAGTCTCTGCTCTCTTTGAGGTCTTCTAGATGATTCTGATTGTTCGGTTGTGTCAGGTTACCTTTCTTCTACTTCATCACATGTATTTGGAATTATAGTCAGCTGCTTTTTTGTCTTTGTGTTCCAATCCCACATGTCTTTCTCGTCGAACGTCACGTCTCTACTGATGATTACTTTTTTTGTTTCTGGATTGTACAACTTGTATGCTTTTGAGTCTGTGCTATAGCCAATAAAGATACACTTCTCGCCTTTGTCATCTAATTTCTTCCTTAATTGATCTGGTACGTGGGCATAAGCAATATACTCAAAGACTCTGAAATGATGAATGGAAGGCCGCTTTCCACTCTAAGCTTCCTCTGGAGTTTTATCACGAACACTTTTTGTTGGACACCTGTTTAAAATATGAATTATTGTTGCGACTGCTTCTGCCCAAAACTCTTTAGGCATTTGTTTTGACTTGAGCATGCATCTGACCATATCCATGATGGTTCTATTCTTTCTTTCAGcaactccattttgttgaggagtataTCTAATTGTTAGTTGGTGTTGAATTTCATGTTGCTTAAAGTATGCTGAACACGCAAGGTATTCTGTTCCTCTGTCTGTTCTGAGGATTTTGATTTTACAGCCACTTTGTTTTTCAACAAACGCTTTGAATGTCTTAAAGACATCACATGCTTCTGATTTTCGCTTCAGAAAGTATACCCATGTATATCTACTAAAGTCGTCAATAAAAGTGATGAAATACCTGCTACCACCATTACTTGGAACTTCAATAGAACAGAGATCTGAATGCACAATTTCAAGTAATCTTCTGGCTCTCCATGACTTTCCTATAGGGAATGGATCTCTGTGCTTCTTTTTCAGTTGACAAATCTCACAAACATAATTGAAAATATGAATCCGCGGTAGACCAGAAACAAGTCCTTTTCTTGACAGGTAGTTTAGGCCAGAAAAATGAAAATGCCCAAACCGCATATGCCACAACCAATTATCATCAAGTATCACAGAACTCATGCAAGAGGGATTAACatgttgaatttttaatgaaaatattCTGTTTGAAGTCATCTTTGCTTTATCTATGAACATTTCGTTGTTGTCAAACACAGTGCAATATCCATGATAAGTTATCATCTTATATCCCTTCTCAGATAATTGCCCCATACTCAGTAAATTTTAATCAAGTTTAGGAGCATAGAAAACATCAGAAATATAACTCAGAGAACCATCCTTCAATCTAATTGGTATGTGCCCTTTTCCTTCAATAGGGATCTTTGTACTATTACCAAACTTTAATAATAGTTTAACCGAATCAtctagagaagaaaataactccTTTCTACTAGACATATGATTACtgcaagcattatccaagtaccaTACATTTTCATCTTCAGCACATGAATTACTTGTAAAAAATAAAGTTTGAGTACCCGGATTATCATCAATATTTTAATGCTGATTTTCTGCAACATGTGCTTGATTGTTATTCACCATTTTAAAACTGCAATCTGCTACTTTATGTCCATACTTTCCACAATAAAAGCAGTTGAAATTGGTTCTTTCTTGATAAAAATTGCCTCGACCTCTTCCTCGGTTGACAGGTCTGAAGTTCATTCCACCTCTTCCTTGATTAGGTGGTGTAAAATTATTATAActtccttggttgtaattgccacgacCTCTACCTCTACTTTGAAAATTAAAACCACGACCTCGTCCTTCTTGTGTACGGCTTGATTCTGCAACATTGTTTAAATTCACTCGACTTTTCAGGGCTTCCTCGATTGATTTTTCTGACTTCTCCAGTATTCTACTGATGTAGTTTTCCATAGTTCCTTGCAACTCTGCAATCGTCATGGTATCCATATCGTGGGACTCTAATATCGTAGTCACCACATGGTCATACTTCATCGGCATGGTGCGAAGAATTTCTCCACCAGTTTGCTATCGGGTATATCTTCTCCATAGACTCTCATCTTATTGACAAGATCTGTAACACGAGTAAAATATTGCTCAACAGTTTCTGAGCTAGATATCTCGTACCTTTCATATTCTCTTCTCAAAGACTGTAGCTTtgctttttgagctttatctacGCCTTTGTATGATAGTTTCAACGTGTTCCATGCTTCTTTTGCACTTTTGGCATTTGCTATTTTGCCAAACACAGTATAATCTATaccttgatgaatttgagatAGCGCCAATTGATCTCTCCTCTGTGGGGCAGCATCTACTCCTTCTTGTAAATCTGGTTCAATAAAATTCCACAGGTTCTGGGCCTTCAAATGGGTAGACATCAAAGTCTCCAATAACTATAATCAAGTTTTCTATCTAACTTGGGACCGGACCACACAATATTGAAAGTGTTTGCCATACTGACTCTATGAATCAACAACTATGTGAGAACTCTCCCACACCTCACAAACTCTCAAACACCAGGCGCTGGATTAaccagctctgataccaaatgtTAATAAAATACCCACACTTAATTTGGCCCTCGGATCACTCACTCatataaatgacgctatcatATTTTTCATCTCTCAAACTCACTAACACTCATATTAACAAGGAGAGAATTTTACAAAAACAAATACTAAACATTCTTTTTTCATATATATGGAGAGATTAAAATACAAGAGATGCACCACCTATTTATAGTTATATTTGGCGGTTTAAACAAAACAACTCGTAACTAATCTTAATGGTTAATCTTGGATATAAGGCGGTAACTTATTGAAAGTTGTAGAAGAAACTCAACTTATCACAAGTGTTACATATTGATGTCATAAAGTTATCCGGCTGTAAATCTTTGAACATTTGACCATGATCCTTTGTAACTTTTCTAGTTGCTTTCCATAGTTATTGCAAATTTTACTTCCTTCAATTTTTGACCAAGTTTTGACAGAGCTTTTGTATATAATGGCGGTGAATGATTTTGCAAGTTGATTTAATTATCAACAGGTATTAGTAATTAGGATCACCATTATAGATTATGGTATGCATAAATTtcattcttcaaaaaaaaaattaacagaaATTGAAGTCGCtttgtctaattttttttaatttaaaaaattaaaaaaaatgaagttgaaccttctaatttttaaattttgaattaaaaaatgtaaaatattctaatttttttttattttgtaaaatatcTTTATAGCTGAGTAAAACCAAAAACACTAATTATTATGTAATTCAGGTCTCTAATATAAAAAATTGAACtatatttgtatttatttttcaTCATCAAATGCTCAAATGTTTAATTTCATACTTTTCAACAACCTTTTTGTAGACAAAAATTCTCTCACTCTCTCACTAGTTGTTTAACCAACGCAAACTACGTAAACGTGGCTTAGCTTATCTGTTGGTTCTTAATCTAAAGAGAGATACACTtttaaaagataaagaaaaatttAGCtaacatatatttatttattttaaaaatactatatgtataaaaaaataatcacaaaattaacttttatatatttatgtataaatatatatgttattttatttaataattaaattttaatatacatGTAATATAATNNNNNNNNNNNNNNNNNNNNNNNNNATATACCTATTGAAACTAATAAGTATAGTtatatttttaaacaaaaaagttaatatttttttattaaagtgaatttttatatatttaaatattgttaacaacaatgaaaaaaaattaaggtTATAATAAACAaatcttagcttcctcttcatttAGATTAGTATATAATTATAATTTCATGTAAAAAAaagtagagaaaaggacaaatagggtATGTTTGGTAAATATGTTAGAAGCACAAGAAATACGATTAATCTTCTTGAATGTTGTAATTTTTGTTTGACTAACATTTTTTCTCTAAACGCTAACATGATTTTGGGTTTGAACTCCCGTTTATTAGAAGCGATAAATTGTAACTTTTGCATTTAGTTTTTGCGTTCacttgataaattaaaaaattaattgacaTTCTACTAATTTTGTCATTCAATCTCATTTACAACAAAAAAGATACCAAAAATAATCTCATTTACAATAAAAGGTACTAAAAACAATAATtagagttttttaatttttttttcatggcTATTGTCACAGTAAATTTTAGAATgttagatttaacagtgtttgtataATTTTCTGGAGTATTTGAGAATGCTCTAGATGGTTCCAGAATGTTCTAGAATGTGCTAGAAGGTCCCGGAataccctagaaggttctagaagactctggaaggtcatagagtattctagaagagtgtggaTGTATATAGGAGTATGAAGAGTACGTAGTATGGAAGAATCTATAAGTATTTAGAGAAATATGgaaggatagatatttgtaatgaaggttctagatgattaatttagaccgttgattagatttaatcctaaccatcaaTTGAGGAgatggatggctataaatagggagTGGGAGTTAATGTGAGTTATGTGTGAgtcatttgtaacaaacacttgagcaataaagtgttcttccacCAAAACTTCATTTCTCTTGAACAATAATTTTGACAAATCTAGTTTGATTTCAATTAACTGTGGACACAAAAGATGTATAATTTACTCGAGTGTAAGGAGGCATCGTTACTAGTCAGGTACCTTAAGATCCTTTTAGAAGCGAATCTGAGGCTTCTCAAGATATGGAAACTGTAACATATAAGGTAGAAGAGAAGCTCAGATTATAAAAAACGAAAACACTTAATAAAGTTGGTAAATTTGTCCTTATAAAATATGTTCTTAGGAGCAagcatatttaattatttactacCTCAGCCTGTACAAAATGTCAAAAATAATGGTGGAGAAGTTGATATTCCTGCAAAGGAAATTTTTGTGGAGTAAAGAGGATGAGAATAATGGAATACCTTTTGTTAAGTGAAAAGTAGTTCAAACTTCAAAAAAACTAGGAGGATTAAGAGTAGAAGATGCAGTGATTCGAAGTACAACTCTATTGTTCGAATGGTTGTGGCGGTTTTCAAAAGAGAAATGCCCTTTATGAAAGAATACTGTGTGTTCGTGCAATAATTTCAATCCTAATGTCATGCTGGTCAACCTTTGCCTACAAAAAGGGATCTATGAAATATTATCTATCCATTACAGATCAAGGAGCAGTAGATGAGAGATAAGCTACTTCATCAAAAAAGGAATTGAGTTATTCTGAAGCCGTGGATGAGCCGATCGAAAAAGCGATTGTCAGCCCATAATTCATAGCTCGCACTTGACCTTGAAGCCGAATTCCGTCTTTCTTTGTTTATCGGCTGATATAGAGAAGAAGCGAAAGAACCTTTACTTCCGAGTAGCTGACTTGACTGGACTAACCTTGAAGGCATGTGAACTTGTTTAGGAAGTAAAATCATCTTAAGATGACTAGAAGTTTATCTATGGAAGTAGGAGATGGAAGAAGAGTTCGGTTCTTAGAGAACATTTGGCTATCATATGGTGCTTTGAGGGATATTTTTTCAAGGCTTTTTTTAGTCTCAATCCAAAGCAGATCTGTAATAGGAGATTGTAGATTTTTTGATGGGTTAAAGTtgatatgaaatttttttaatgGAAGAGAAAACTATTCTATTGGAAATTGGAACTAGTTATTAACCAACTTCTTCGAATTTTATATTCAGTCAAATTAACACATGAGAGGAGAGAGGATCGAGTtgtgtgaaaatttgataaaacaaaCATTTATTTTACTAACTATTTTGTACAGGTTTTACAAACAGAAACTCTTTTGAAGAATATCACAAACTATAATTGTACCAGTGTTAGCACTAATGCTTAGTTTTCATCAAAAGTTAAATTCTTCACTTAATTTATTTTGACAGGTAGAGTTAGCACTAAGAAGATTGAATAGACTAGTGTTATTGATTAAAAAGATTTGTATTTTATGTAAAAAAGATATTGAGACTATTCATTACTTATTTTTTGTTATGAATTTACTTGGTAGAATGGTAGGCATGATATGCTTGATTGATGGTCTATGACAGACCATAGGCTATTCCAAAGACTCGAGCAACACATTGAAAGTTAGAtagaaaagatagagaaaaaCGAGTAGTTAATTGGATCTTTTACAGTCATCTGAAATACTTGGTGAGCAAGAAATGAAAGAGATATTTCAAAAAAAGAACAAAGTGTAACGGAAATAATTAACAGGTCAATCAAGAATGTCCAAGAATGAAATAGTATTTTCCTCTATAGTTGTTGATGACAATATCGGAAATGACTATAAACTGAGCATATATGTTTGTTGTCtgttttcttttactttattttgctcTACTAAGATGTGTTAAGCTCTATTGTTCAGAGAAAAAAAAgtactaatttgaattaaattttattctatttttgtcaaATTATATGGATTAGATCAAATTTCGAATATTCTTTTCAAAACTGATTTAATACAATCCAAACggcataatataatataatagtattatatttacaattttacttataatatctcctatttgttatatatttttatcttatttatatattattattattatttaactaATCNNNNNNNNNNNNNNNNNNNNNNNNNNNNNNNNNNNNNNNNNNNNNTGAgacttattttatatatttaattttttatttatttataaaattacaaATCTAATTCATATGGACGCTTGAAATTGGATTAGATTATGTAAAAAAATCATCCAATTCAAACTACAATACAAATAAAATTAATGTGCAGATCGAATAATTTTTTTACTCAAAACGTCCAAATTACATCGCAAACACCCCTATTATCTCATGTATATCATAACATGATTATGATGAGTAAATGTATACATTACCTAAAATTGTTTAAGCAGATAAATATTAAAACTACAATTTCAACAacataattttttgttttctatagTATTTTAAGAACTAATCCGTCATGAATCGGAGcttcatttaaaaatttattactgGTAAATGAATTGCTGTTTGTACAAAGTAGAATTCAAACTTCCAACACTTTTATCTAAACGGACTAATAAGTTAACCATTAAATCAACCCAACTTAATTCTTTTAACGAAATATCTAATTTAATAGAAAATAcctccatcatcatcataatcataaaAGACTTAAAAATAAACGCGTTTATTAAGCCATTATATGTGAGTAATTTTATTAATTTCTGAAATCATTATATAGAGTAAATAGTCATTTCTAACTATGAAAGATTCAAATACTAACAAACTGacaataaaataacaaaattaaagttGTACCTATAAAAGATCAGTTTTCTACGACAAAATTATTCAAACTAAAAAAAACAACCCAAAAACTCTAAATTACCCTTCCCTCACCCATCATCATCATTACATTACTCTTtctctccctcctttcttagCACAGGCTTGCCACTCCAATCCCCTTCATCCCCTTTCGTTCACCACCGTTATCTTCGAGTCCCTCTTTGCATGTGCCCACCTTCACCATCGCTATCTTTGGAATTGATAAGCAATGGATTGTATTTTTCTCGATTCGAGCTCTTCTCACAACTTCCAGCGGCGACTCAGGCTTGCTTTGCGACCTTGTGAAACTCGAAGAACTCGCTGTTGAAGTTCAATGTGAAAACTTTGATGGAAGAGAAGAAAGTTATGTTTTTCAGTTGGAATTCGGGTCAAGTCGGTTGGTATTCGGATTTCGCAAGTGGGACTGAGAATGCGTCTCTAATGAATGCGAAGGTGGTGGCTTTTTCGTGCTGGAGACGGTGGCGGCTCTGAATGTGAGTGGAATTTCGAAATGCGCTGCCGCAATCTTCTGCTCCAACGGTTGAGTGACCAAAATCACCGACTTAAGAAACGAAATAGTCGTATCTATTCGAACGACTTTTTGATTCTTGCAGAAGAAGGAAGGTGATTCAATTGGGAATAATAATGTTGGAGGAGGGAGTAAAGATAAGAACCGTTGATTGgggttaaatttttatttttcatctttttttgtgatttttttattatttctactAACTAATCTGAGCTATATCTTGTTCAATTTTAGATGGGGTTGATAATTTTAATGATGTTCTTgtttatatttctaatttttgtaGTAAATTTTCTAATATAATTCTATGATTGTTGCTAGTaatttttttgataatttttttataattaactgCATTAGCAGCACCCTtcaacatgaaaaaaaaaatgttataatCAGTGttgttgaaaaaagaaaaagcaaaaagaagTCAAAAGAATAGAGTTATAAAtattgataaaattgtgaaagaataggaaaagaataaatgaagaaattttattaattGTTGATTGATCGAATTGAATTataaactatgaaggtaaaattaaatatgtatagagcattgtcctatgaaagataaaagcaaataaagataagataagaacaactaaagataagataaagaaaagattagataagataataaagattaaaattgtaattgaatttatgtattctgttgggctgaatttgtgggccatgagacttctttattgttgtcatgagcTAAGgtagaagagtagtttaataaatATGCTACCATGTTTTTCTTCTACTTGATGGCAGTTTCAGTAatctttgtttgtttgttttttttttaatcaaagataGGAAAACTTGAACCCGCGACCTCTTAAGTAAGTATGaggagattatgtcatttgagctataactcattgcgAGTAATCTTTGTTTGTTGAGAAAAGTTATTTACTCAATCAATGTAATTCAATTACATCTCAACATGGGCCCGCTTGAGAAGTTTCAAAAGTAACTTTTTTGAACTTATAACTtatgaaaaataatagtattaatagggctgcacatggatcggataatattcgcatatccgcggtaattatccgcatccgatccgaattttgcggatattatccgatctgcagagccatcggatcggatcagatccgatccgcactatggtaggatcggattgcggatttagcAGCGATATccgcggatccgatccgcaaatctgcatgtctcatataaatagcatagtttaaaaAAGTAAACCCtcatgtgatatgaattttagtgtgttgttttatgaattttatgatatcttgttttaattttttatgttgtacttcaacttagaataattaaacttaaatattgtgttattattttttttgttattcaatagaacttttattgataatattttaggagtaaataggctcaatcaggtgaaaaatgaattttatggatattttttgtaaaaatagccgaatagaatcttaaaatagtttttttttttaattatgcggatatacccgatatccaatccgatccgattgGATCGGATCTGGCCTGAAAAAATGCGGATatcgtatccgatccgatccgatgagtaCAATGCGGATCGAATAGAATTTTAggctatatccgatccgatccgatctgtgTGCAGCCCtaagtattaatgtctggtgcaatttttaaaacaaaattatagctttCTAAGAAGTTATTCAAGAGTttatagaaaagttaaaaaaataacttctct includes:
- the LOC107607843 gene encoding uncharacterized protein LOC107607843 yields the protein MKYDHVVTTILESHDMDTMTIAELQGTMENYISRILEKSEKSIEEALKSRVNLNNVAESSHENVWYLDNACSNHMSSRKELFSSLDDSVKLLLKFGNSTKIPIEGKGHIPIRLKDGSLSYISDVFYAPKLD